TTGGTGTACTTTTGTTGCAGTTCACCCATAAGCCGCAGCAACCGTTCACGTTCCGTCTCCGCTTTAGTCTGTTCTTCCTTCACTAACGGAATCTCATGTAAAGCCTGTTTCTCCGCAAAGTTAAGCTCCGCACGCCCTTCACCAATCTGCTTTTGGGTATAAATCAAGTCACGATAGGCGTTCATTACTTTCTCCGCCATCTTCCGGACAGGCACTTCTCCATTCTTGTTCTTTGTAAACCAAAGCATCACGTCCCTGTATTCCTGCTCGAATTCCTTTATCTGGCTACGATAGAAATCCAAATCAACAGAGATATCCTCATCACTCATCGAACGGATAATGGTATCTTTTATAAAATCGGCATCCAGTTTGGAATTTAAAAAGACGTTCTGTATCGTACGGGGAATATTCTGATATTTTGCACTTTCCACAATGGCAAACTTGCGGTAGGGTATCATTTCATGCTTGCGGTTATTACCGAAGATGATGTCCCGATACATCTCATAGCTAGTCACTTGTGCAGTAATCTGAATCTTCGCGCCGATGTGTTCGCGGATACGTCCCCATTCGGAATGTACCACATTATGCTCGTCAATAAACCAGTCCTGTTGGAATGGCGCATCAATAAAACGGAAAAACACCCGTCCCTGGGATTTGGCAGCTACCACACAATACGCCCCATTCTCCCGCATCACCTCATAGATAATGTAAGAATTGGCGTATGGAAAGTAAAAAGCATCGAAGCTTTTCTTCTCCTTCGGAATGCCTAGTCTTAGTTTGTCAGCATTATAAAAGAATAGGATGGCACGGAGCAGCGTACTCTTACCGACACCTTGCGTACCTATAAAATGTACGTTCCCATCCAACTTCACTTCCGCATACGGAATATGGGCACTGTTCAGAAAAATAATCTTATTCAGGTATCTCATCTTGCACCTCCTCTGAAATTGTGATACAATCAACCAAGTCCTCCATATAATGGAAAGCCGACAATACTTTATACGTCCCATCGAGTTCGTTTTCTTTCTCTATCAGTCCTATACTCTCCAGTTCTTTCAGCAGTTTGCCGACAACTTCATCATATTTCTTCTTATCCGAGAACAGTTTGGTTGCCTTTTCTTTCAGTTCGATATCGCATCCTATCTGAATCTCAATATCAGCAGCACGAAACAGAAAACCCGGGCCGAATGCCGAATGATAGGTTTTCAGGAAACTCAGGTAATCAATCCACTTCTGAATTGCTTCCAGTTTACGTTCCAAATCGACTTTCGATTCCTTGCGAGTAAAGTAGTAATAACCGTCACCACCTTCCAGATAAAAACCGATACCTTTATAGTAATCATAATAATCGGGCAAATCCTCCTCAATGGCATCATACAAGCGTTTCACTTGGGTAGAGACACTATTGGAAGAAATGAATCCCCCTTTGCTAAGTATATTAAATATTTCTTCAGTGTATTTCATGGTCATCTGTTTTTAGCATTCAGCATACATCATTTGGCATATATTAAAGGGTATTCCACTTCATCGGAGATTTCATAAGTATCCGTAAAGCGAAGTTCGTCGGCATACTGTGATGCCAGTTGGCAGAAAAAAATTAATTTCTCTCCACGTGTCACCTCTTTCCGGTAGCGATAGTTCATCACAAAAGAGAACAGATGGGTGCTGGACGCCATAAATGAATTATGCACCTCCTGCAAGTTTACGGTATCTATCATTTGCGACTGCCCATCCAAGTATCCTTCTGGAATGGCATCTGCCAATTGTTTCATTCCTTTCGGAGTATTTTTCTGCCGCGCGACAAGTTTCTTCAATATCTGAAAAGCCTCATCGGAAGTCCGTAGATTATCAATGGAAAGCTTGATGCGATAACCGACCTGCGGCTCCATCCAAACGGGATTTTTTTGTGCAGCAACAGAACGGATACTTGTATGTTCTTCCAACAAGAACTGGTCTTTCAGGTACTTCAGTTTCTTTACTTTCTCAAGGATACGGTTCTGATAATCTATCAGATTCAGATAATGGATGATTTGCTTCTGGATTTCAATCAGGTTATGGTACGAGTCATTTAACTGAAGTTTTACGTCACTTACTACATTCCGCATCTGTACATCCATCGCCACCCGGAAGAAAACAGGCTGTCCGTAGTCTATCAATTCCTCACTTTTACGGATCAGCAGGGCAATATTATTTCGTTTCTCATCAAGCCGGACGAGTTTGGTTTTCTTTATCTTATAATTCGGTTCGTTCTTATAAGTATTATCCATGTTCCTTTTCAAGTCCATCACATTGCGAACTGTAGTCAGAGCGATGTTTTTCAGACAGCGTTTCACTTCACGCTGGTAGTTGTATTTACGTTGCTCGTTATTCTCTTTCAGATAATAGTCAATATTTTCATTCAGTCGCGTCAGGTAATCCTGTACGAAAGAGACATTGATTTCTTCATTCACTTCGAGCACATCTTCAAAGAATTTCAGATAAATATCCTCCATTTCTAGAAAATCACCAGTGTCCCGGATGACTCCATAGTCTATCAGATAGCGGATACGCTCTTCCTTGTATTCCGTCATTTCAAGCGCATAATCGTAACGGAACGAAAGAGATTTCCGTTTGGCAAACATTTCTTTCAGAAGTTCTTTCTCCCGGTCGAGACTCTTGACCAGTTCTTCTATGGAACGAAAAGTGCTCATATTAGTTTTATCTTTTAATAACGATTACTTGTATAGATTTCCGTTACTATAAATTGTAAAGTAACAAGATTCCACAAATATAACGGAAAAAGCATATGAAACCTAATTTCTTTGTTTACAATTTTGTTATAACAGAATTTAGGATATCATCCTCACTTTTTCAAATTACTATTCATACCTTTGTGACTTCGATAGAGAATTAGTAACCTATAAAAAAAGAAGATTGATTATGCGCTCATTCATTGTGTTTCTTTGCTTAATCCCCGTTCTGTTGTTCTCCTGCCAAAGTGTCCCTCTTGAGACGCTATTGAAAGAGGCTATCAAAGATAAGAAAGCTGAAATTGGCATTGCCGTCATCATAGATGGAAAAGATACGGTAACTGTTAATAATAAAACTCATTATCCTTTGATGAGTGTCTTTAAGTTTCATCAGGCCTTGGCACTGGCTGATTATATGGGAAAACACAATCAGTCATTGGATACTCTGTTGACGATAGAGAAATCTGATTTAAAGCCGGATACGTATAGTCCCCTACGGGATAAGTATCCGCAAGGGGGAATTGAAATGAGCATTGCCGACCTGCTAAGATACACACTTCAGCAGAGCGACAACAATGCCTGCGATATACTTTTTGATTATCAGGGAGGACCTGATGCAGTAGATAAATACATCCATTCGTTAGGTATTCAAGATTGTGCCATCGTCGGTACGGAGACTGCCATGCACGAAGATTTGGATTTGTGTTATCAAAACTGGAGTACTCCGTTGGCTGCTGCCGAATTACTGGAGATTTTCCGGCGGGAGCCGTTGTTTGCCAAAGAATATAAGGATTTTATCTGGCAGACAATGGTAGAGTGCCAGACCGGACAAGACCGTCTGGTCGCCCCTTTATTGGATAAAGGAGTGATAGTGGGGCATAAAACGGGGACGGGAGATTTGAATGCCAAAGGGCAACAGATTGGTTGCAACGATATCGGTTTTGTTCTTTTGCCTGACGGACGCGCTTACAGCATAGCTGTCTTCATAAAAGATTCTGAAGAGAGTTTTGCGGACAACAGTAAGATTATCGCTGATATTTCACGTATCGTTTATGAATATGTGATGCAGTCAGCTAAATAAAGAGGGAATAATAGTTAACAGCCATAACGATAAAAAGAAAATCAGATTTAAAATGAAACTACATCATATCGCTATCTGGACTTTTCAGTTGGAAGAATTGAAAGAGTTCTATGTCCGCTTTCTGGGTGGGAAAAGCAATGA
This portion of the Bacteroides acidifaciens genome encodes:
- the bla gene encoding class A beta-lactamase, subclass A2, with amino-acid sequence MRSFIVFLCLIPVLLFSCQSVPLETLLKEAIKDKKAEIGIAVIIDGKDTVTVNNKTHYPLMSVFKFHQALALADYMGKHNQSLDTLLTIEKSDLKPDTYSPLRDKYPQGGIEMSIADLLRYTLQQSDNNACDILFDYQGGPDAVDKYIHSLGIQDCAIVGTETAMHEDLDLCYQNWSTPLAAAELLEIFRREPLFAKEYKDFIWQTMVECQTGQDRLVAPLLDKGVIVGHKTGTGDLNAKGQQIGCNDIGFVLLPDGRAYSIAVFIKDSEESFADNSKIIADISRIVYEYVMQSAK
- a CDS encoding condensin complex protein MksE; protein product: MKYTEEIFNILSKGGFISSNSVSTQVKRLYDAIEEDLPDYYDYYKGIGFYLEGGDGYYYFTRKESKVDLERKLEAIQKWIDYLSFLKTYHSAFGPGFLFRAADIEIQIGCDIELKEKATKLFSDKKKYDEVVGKLLKELESIGLIEKENELDGTYKVLSAFHYMEDLVDCITISEEVQDEIPE